The Thalassomonas actiniarum genome contains the following window.
TATCGCAACAGCCAGGTAGTGGAAAGCCAGGCGCCGGTTTGGGATTTTGACGGTGACGGCTGTTATGCCGCCGCGGCGTTTGACCGCAGCGCAGTGGCTAATCCGGGCTTGAAGATCAGCGGCGGCGTCAGCGACAATTGCCAGTTCAGCGATTTTTATAACGAGTCAAATACCTATCACAGGCATGCCTGTGTCGAGCAGGGCGGTATAGAATATTGTGCCAACATGTATGCCCTGTATTTTATCAAAGATCAGGCATCTTTCTGGTTTGGTCACAGACACGACCTTGAACATGTCATCACCTGGTTTGTCAATGGCGTGATGACCCATGTCAGTGCCAGTGCCCATGGCGATTATGACGCCCGCAGCGTGGATGAGGTTGAATTTATCGGCGAACATCCGGCCATTGTTTATCACAAGGACAGTATTTTAACCCATGCCTTTCGTTTTGCCCGTGCCAGCGATGTTGCCGAGCCGGAAGCGCCGGGGGCATTTCTGACACCAACAATTGTGAGCTATGCCATGATCAAAGGGGATGGCAGCGCAGATAATGCCGTGTTCCGGCAGTTGATCAATAA
Protein-coding sequences here:
- a CDS encoding NPP1 family protein, whose amino-acid sequence is MKKMTTNLLKILPLSALLGISFSALSADFRYDEKLDRAVEEPYLLEYQGHTYIRKDSTYRNSQVVESQAPVWDFDGDGCYAAAAFDRSAVANPGLKISGGVSDNCQFSDFYNESNTYHRHACVEQGGIEYCANMYALYFIKDQASFWFGHRHDLEHVITWFVNGVMTHVSASAHGDYDARSVDEVEFIGEHPAIVYHKDSILTHAFRFARASDVAEPEAPGAFLTPTIVSYAMIKGDGSADNAVFRQLINNSDFGNASFDFRNSNFQSKLNEFKPSAYPAFTADSIHAYFDLTE